One part of the Lotus japonicus ecotype B-129 chromosome 2, LjGifu_v1.2 genome encodes these proteins:
- the LOC130737795 gene encoding myb-related protein 315-like yields the protein MGRQPCCDKVGLRRGPWTIEEDHKLMNFILNNGIQCWRTVPKLAGLLRCGKSCRLRWINYLRPDLKRGDFTKMEEDQIIQLHSCLGNRWSKIAAHFPGRTDNEIKNHWNTRIRKRLKLLGVDSMTLNPVQQKGKSDDNDDKNKTSQQSITSQRYEEGVESKSMDIHGTEKMPKSEGRLEKKNMDWNDGTSGFLNNYEMQCSSQWDLGSWTNQENKTSSSSYRSSSFSLDDASNLSVGIKDLFQQQWVDGLDSILSWDSFSTLERESILENYRQ from the exons ATGGGAAGACAGCCTTGTTGTGATAAGGTTGGTTTGAGGAGAGGTCCATGGACAATTGAAGAAGATCACAAGCTTATGAAtttcatcctcaacaatggCATCCAATGCTGGAGAACAGTTCCCAAGCTTGCAG GTTTGCTAAGATGTGGAAAGAGCTGCAGATTGAGATGGATTAATTATCTAAGGCCAGACCTCAAGAGAGGCGACTTTACAAAAATGGAAGAGGATCAAATTATACAACTGCATTCATGTCTTGGTAATAG GTGGTCTAAGATTGCTGCACATTTTCCAGGGAGGACAGACAATGAAATCAAAAACCATTGGAACACAAGAATAAGGAAGAGGTTGAAGCTCCTTGGTGTGGACTCTATGACCCTGAATCCAGTTCAGCAAAAGGGCAAGTCTGATGATAATGATGATAAAAATAAGACAAGCCAACAGTCAATTACTTCACAAAGGTATGAAGAAGGTGTGGAGAGTAAGTCCATGGATATTCATGGCACTGAAAAAATGCCAAAATCAGAAGGGagactagaaaaaaaaaatatggattGGAATGATGGAACCAGTGGATTCTTAAACAATTATGAGATGCAATGTTCATCACAGTGGGACTTGGGATCATGGACGAATCAAGAAAACAAAACAAGTAGTAGTTCTTATCGTagttcttctttctctctggATGATGCTAGCAACCTTTCTGTGGGTATTAAGGATTTGTTTCAACAGCAATGGGTTGATGGTTTGGATTCGATTCTCTCGTGGGATAGCTTCAGCACTCTAGAAAGAGAGTCTATTTTGGAAAATTATAGGCAATAA